A portion of the Caenorhabditis elegans chromosome III genome contains these proteins:
- the Y111B2A.2 gene encoding Mitochondrial cytochrome c oxidase subunit VIc/VIIs domain-containing protein (Partially confirmed by transcript evidence) — protein sequence MATRNMLQSYGKRGIYVSLAVAVVSTAAFNAFYVWPRHNKYEEFFANYDPYTRMKEICAANKGYMHTCPKELAKLYEEKGKAVAEH from the exons ATGGCTACCCGAAACATGCTCCAATCATATGGAAAACGCGGAATTTACGTTTCACTGGCTGTCGCTGTCGTCTCGACTGCCGCCTTCAACGCATTTTACGTCTGGCCACGTCACAACAAATATGAAGAATTTTTCGC AAACTACGATCCGTACACTAGAATGAAGGAGATTTGCGCTGCTAACAAGGGATACATGCATACTTGTCCGAAGGAATTGGCGAAATTGTACGAGGAGAAAGGAAAAGCTGTTGCCGAGCACTAA
- the herd-1 gene encoding Edg1 TPR repeats region domain-containing protein (Confirmed by transcript evidence) — translation MAENKSSSELPDKKTLDMNKEWVQELEAIFYSYRNYDVSKIRVQQFLDRSSNFLIYDFYTSNLSLDATQYFQAGITQKDVGLSKDYILLMRKLYSMLTEPSKQFFQEEFVKEWQFHEIDYTPYFETLVPRFREKVASLLDEISKNPKEVDDDFQEELRWHLLYSPATTLMEMFTQCLKNFDIAGICIEVCQKVPQLFFDRRLKMYHTEYETDRVESLMALVFRRLILNKRWVDTSNEEWRNLEQLARVICSGKEPALMSAWALLDVVLCELYTENRIPMISVEVLSEIAAKIVENFDNLEYATSARSKPADKVLLTPSIICFLLNTIDDANVSNTVIENCKMILKAIGQSMKQPFDDEAKSYLTSEVLRKFPWPVEFACSTWFKSLEVEKRRIPSAIYKAVNGAIEETFDERSGIFGQSDNKGDAERCSSPSSQSSVKTAISIGDKSGTAVDNLKMNELNLSPMSAETVEDEKSCKSALVAEIFEEIPLETDQNISVFEDPLEVLTEYLDYIITMGVFDVSCANELMCHSSVTFESTEQLEKVMKKAFEENFEIAKAGPQRIREICAKILEVFAPSSSESDHDRIASSLIEVIPTEKYEDTGPRCTQDLKKSEIIQPLVIIPDKTSMERWPPTEYRYKPNEINGSRNSARHEREVRKQVALTKSLEMAQLHRNLWAESERNMDHWTRPASPGNRPFFGGSRMNSSTSRAHGSSTNGFR, via the exons ATGGCTGAGAATAAGAGTTCGAGTGAACTGCCCGATAAGAAGACTCTTGATATGAACAAGGAATGGGTGCAGGAGCTGGAGGCT attttctacaGCTACAGAAACTACGACGTGAGCAAGATCAGAGTTCAACAGTTTTTGGACAGATCATCCAACTTCCTCATCTACGATTTCTACACCTCCAACCTTTCTCTGGA cgcGACGCAGTATTTCCAAGCAGGAATCACTCAAAAGGACGTCGGACTGAGCAAAGACTACATCCTCCTCATGCGGAAACTCTACAGTATGCTGACGGAGCCGAGCAAGCAGTTCTTCCAGGAGGAATTCGTGAAGGAATGGCAATTTCACGAAATTGATTATACGCCATACTTCGAAACGCTCGTACCCAGATTCAGGGAGAAAGTTGCGAGCCTATTGgatgaaatttccaaaaatccaaaagaaGTCGACGATGATTTTCAGGAAGAg CTCCGCTGGCACCTGCTCTACTCACCAGCCACCACTCTTATGGAAATGTTCACTCAATGCCTCAAGAACTTCGACATCGCCGGAATTTGCATAGAAGTGTGCCAAAAAGTGCCACAATTGTTCTTCGATCGTCGGTTGAAAATGTATCACACGGAATACGAAACCGATCGAGTTGAATCACTCATGGCTCTCGTTTTCCGCAGATTGATCCTCAATAAGCGTTGGGTGGATACTAGTAACGAAGAGTGGCGCAATTTGGAACAACTCGCAAGAGTCATATGCTCAGGAAAGGAACCCGCGTTGATGTCCGCATGGGCACTTCTGGATGTGGTGCTTTGCGAACTCTACACAGAGAACAGAATTCCCATGATATCGGTGGAGGTTTTGAGCGAGATTGCtgcaaaaattgtcgaaaactTCGATAATTTGGAGTATGCCACGTCGGCGAGATCTAAGCCAGCTGACAAAGTTCTCTTGACTCCCTCGATCATTTGTTTCTTGCTCAACACTATTGATGACGCGAACGTTTCGAATACAGTCattgaaaactgtaaaatgaTTCTCAAGGCGATTGGTCAATCCATGAAGCAGCCATTCGATGATGAAGCGAAGAGCTACTTGACTTCTGaggttttgagaaaattcccGTGGCCCGTAGAATTCGCATGTTCAACGTGGTTCAAGTCACTGGAAGTTGAGAAGCGACGCATTCCATCAGCGATCTACAAAGCAGTCAATGGAGCAATTGAGGAGACATTCGACGAAAGAAGCGGAATTTTTGGTCAATCGGACAATAAAGGAGACGCAGAACGATGCTCGTCTCCATCATCTCAATCTTCAGTGAAGACGGCGATATCGATTGGCGATAAATCAGGCACCGCTGTTGATAATTTGAAGATGAATGAGCTGAATCTGAGCCCAATGTCAGCAGAAACTGTAGAAGATGAGAAAAGCTGTAAATCCGCGTTGGTCGCAGAGATATTCGAGGAAATCCCACTGGAAACTGATCAAAACATCTCAGTTTTTGAAGATCCACTCGAAGTTCTCACGGAATACCTCGATTATATCATCACGATGGGAGTGTTCGACGTCTCGTGCGCCAACGAGCTCATGTGTCACAGCTCAGTCACGTTTGAATCCACGGAACAGCTGGAGAAAGTTATGAAGAAGGCGTTTGAGGAGAACTTCGAGATCGCAAAAGCCGGCCCACAGCGTATCAGAGAGATTTGTGCGAAGATTTTggag GTTTTCGCTCCAAGCTCGTCGGAATCGGACCACGACCGTATCGCTTCTTCGCTCATTGAGGTCATTCCAACAGAAAAATATGAGGACACTGGACCAAGATGCACTCAGGATTTAAAGAAATCGGAAATCATTCAGCCTCTGGTCATCATTCCAGACAAAACATCTATGGAACGCTGGCCGCCAACTG AATACCGTTATAAACCAAATGAAATCAATGGATCTCGTAACTCTGCACGACATGAACGTGAAGTTCGCAAGCAAGTTGCATTAACCAAATCTTTGGAAATGGCTCAACTTCATCGCAATTTGTGGGCGGAAAGCGAGAGAAATATGGACCACTGGACCCGACCAGCGTCCCCAGGCAATCGTCCATTTTTTGGCGGATCTCGCATGAACTCGTCCACATCAA gAGCGCATGGCAGCTCTACGAACGGGTTCCGTTAA
- the Y111B2A.1 gene encoding Protein kinase domain-containing protein (Confirmed by transcript evidence), protein MKRASTCLQHHSLPAKKAYSSCGEKLEFRRFVDFHGTTDKSFRTNWGTDLENVSVLGEGVFGTVFEVADAEKKKKFALKLFKAGHTQFGCEDWVRESEIMKSVAAAHHPNLIKLVKSGKMASVPEGYLRIAILMELRGKSLFSVMDSTKSEVPNKEISFPIATIREIGAQILSAMKKLEKMEIVHLDLKPENICFTSTCTFTTEIRKDVCYISPSEELNVCIIDFGNARKSNQEDLKSSEVVQTQNYRAPEIFMGLPFSTRSDVWSFGCILSELYTGELLFYGNDEHDTEQLQFELMQLILQQAPSYLMMRKAAENKKKMICIDGNVYMKKRAKSSFDPPLPLYKQRRRNDRAAIPLFELLERILIFDPTRRLTFSEISSETFFK, encoded by the exons atgaaacgTGCGAGCACCTGTCTCCAACACCACTCCTTACCGGCTAAAAAAGCCTATTCAAGCTGTGGTGAGAAGCTCGAATTCAGACGATTTGTCGACTTTCATGGCACAACTGACAAATCATTTCGCACGAATTGGGGAACCGATC ttgaaaatgtGTCGGTTCTTGGCGAAGGAGTTTTTGGCACAGTTTTTGAGGTTGCTGATGCtgag aagaagaagaaatttgCGCTGAAGCTCTTCAAAGCAGGACACACACAGTTTGGATGCGAAGACTGGGTTCGCGAAAGTGAG ATAATGAAATCTGTCGCCGCTGCTCACCACCCGAATTTGATCAAACTcgtgaaaagtggaaaaatggcTTCAGTTCCAGAAGGATATCTCCGAATTGCTATTCTGATGGAATTGAGAGGAAAATCGTTATTCAGCGTTATGGATTCAACAAAGTCGGAGGTGCCGAACAAGGAAATCTCGTTCCCAATTGCAACGATTCGAGAAATTGGAGCACAGATTTTGTCCGCTATGAAGaagctggaaaaaatggaaattgtgcATTTGGATTTAAAGCCAGAGAATATCTGCTTCACTTCCACGTGTACCTTCACCACGGAAATTAGGAAAGATGTGTGCTATATTTCACCTAGCGAGGAGCTCAATGTGTGTATTATCGATTTCGGAAATGCTCGAAAGAGCAACCAGGAGGATTTGAAATCATCGGAAGTTGTGCAGACACAAAACTACAGAGCACCGGAGATCTTCATGGGACTCCCTTTTTCGACGAGATCCGATGTCTGGTCATTCGGATGTATTCTCAGTGAATTGTACACTGGAGAATTGCTTTTCTACGGAAATGACGAGCACGATACGGAGCAGCTTCAGTTTGAGCTGATGCAATTGATTCTTCAACAAGCTCCGTCTTATTTAATGATGAGAAAAGCAGCTGAAAACAa gaaaaaaatgatttgcaTCGATGGCAATGTCTACATGAAGAAGAGAGCAAAATCCTCATTCGACCCGCCACTACCCCTTTAT AAGCAACGCCGCCGAAATGATCGTGCCGCCATCCCACTCTTCGAGCTTCTCGAGCGAATTCTCATCTTCGACCCAACAAGGCGTctcacattttctgaaatttcttcggaaacttttttcaaataa